The Homo sapiens chromosome 5, GRCh38.p14 Primary Assembly genome includes a window with the following:
- the PLK2 gene encoding serine/threonine-protein kinase PLK2 isoform 1 (isoform 1 is encoded by transcript variant 1): protein MELLRTITYQPAASTKMCEQALGKGCGADSKKKRPPQPPEESQPPQSQAQVPPAAPHHHHHHSHSGPEISRIIVDPTTGKRYCRGKVLGKGGFAKCYEMTDLTNNKVYAAKIIPHSRVAKPHQREKIDKEIELHRILHHKHVVQFYHYFEDKENIYILLEYCSRRSMAHILKARKVLTEPEVRYYLRQIVSGLKYLHEQEILHRDLKLGNFFINEAMELKVGDFGLAARLEPLEHRRRTICGTPNYLSPEVLNKQGHGCESDIWALGCVMYTMLLGRPPFETTNLKETYRCIREARYTMPSSLLAPAKHLIASMLSKNPEDRPSLDDIIRHDFFLQGFTPDRLSSSCCHTVPDFHLSSPAKNFFKKAAAALFGGKKDKARYIDTHNRVSKEDEDIYKLRHDLKKTSITQQPSKHRTDEELQPPTTTVARSGTPAVENKQQIGDAIRMIVRGTLGSCSSSSECLEDSTMGSVADTVARVLRGCLENMPEADCIPKEQLSTSFQWVTKWVDYSNKYGFGYQLSDHTVGVLFNNGAHMSLLPDKKTVHYYAELGQCSVFPATDAPEQFISQVTVLKYFSHYMEENLMDGGDLPSVTDIRRPRLYLLQWLKSDKALMMLFNDGTFQVNFYHDHTKIIICSQNEEYLLTYINEDRISTTFRLTTLLMSGCSSELKNRMEYALNMLLQRCN, encoded by the exons ATGGAGCTTTTGCGGACTATCACCTACCAGCCAGCCGCCAGCACCAAAATGTGCGAGCAGGCGCTGGGCAAGGGTTGCGGAGCGGACTCGAAGAAGAAGCGGCCGCCGCAGCCCCCCGAGGAATCGCAGCCACCTCAGTCCCAGGCGCAAGTGCCCCCGGCGGCccctcaccaccatcaccaccattcgcACTCGGGGCCGGAGATCTCGCGGATTATCGTCGACCCCACGACTGGGAAGCGCTACTGCCGGGGCAAAGTGCTGGGAAAG GGTGGCTTTGCAAAATGTTACGAGATGACAGATTTGACAAATAACAAAGTCTACGCCGCAAAAATTATTCCTCACAGCAGAGTAGCTAAACCTCATCAAAGGGAAAAG ATTGACAAAGAAATAGAGCTTCACAGAATTCTTCATCATAAGCATGTAGTGCAGTTTTACCACTACTTCGaggacaaagaaaacatttacattcTCTTGGAATACTGCAGTAGAAGG tCAATGGCTCATATTTTGAAAGCAAGAAAGGTGTTGACAGAGCCAGAAGTTCGATACTACCTCAGGCAGATTGTGTCTGGACTGAAATACCTTCATGAACAAGAAATCTTGCACAGAGATCTCAAACTAG GGAACTTTTTTATTAATGAAGCCATGGAACTAAAAGTTGGGGACTTCGGTCTGGCAGCCAGGCTAGAACCCTTGGAACACAGAAGGAG AACGATATGTGGTACCCCAAATTATCTCTCTCCTGAAGTCCTCAACAAACAAGGACATGGCTGTGAATCAGACATTTGGGCCCTGGGCTGTGTAAT GTATACAATGTTACTAGGGAGGCCCCCATTTGAAACTACAAATCTCAAAGAAACTTATAGGTGCATAAGGGAAGCAAGGTATACAATGCCGTCCTCATTGCTGGCTCCTGCCAAGCACTTAATTGCTAGTATGTTGTCCAAAAACCCAGAGGATCGTCCCAGTTTGGATGACATCATTCGACATGACTTTTTTTTGCAG GGCTTCACTCCGGACAGACTGTCTTCTAGCTGTTGTCATACAGTTCCAGATTTCCACTTATCAAGCCCAGCTAAGAATTTCTTTAAGAAAGCAGCTGCTGCTCTTTTTGGTGGCAAAAAAGACAAAGCAAGATATATTGACACACATA ATAGAGTGTCTAAAGAAGATGAAGACATCTACAAGCTTAGGCATGATTTGAAAAAGACTTCAATAACTCAGCAACCCAGCAAACACAGGACAGATGAG GAGCTCCAGCCACCTACCACCACAGTTGCCAGGTCTGGAACACCCGCAGTAGAAAACAAGCAGCAGATTGGGGATGCTATTCGGATGATAGTCAGAGGGACTCTTGGCAGCTGTAGCAGCAGCAGTGAAT GCCTTGAAGACAGTACCATGGGAAGTGTTGCAGACACAGTGGCAAGGGTTCTTCGGGGATGTCTGGAAAACATGCCGGAAGCTGATTGCATTCCCAAAGAGCAGCTGAGCACATCATTTCAGTGGGTCACCAAATGGGTTGATTACTCTAACAAATATGGCTTTGGGTACCAGCTCTCAGACCACACCGTCGGTGTCCTTTTCAACAATGGTGCTCACATGAGCCTCCTTCCAGACAAAAA AACAGTTCACTATTACGCAGAGCTTGGCCAAtgctcagttttcccagcaacagaTGCTCCTGAGCAATTTATTAGTCAAGTGACGGTGCTGAAATACTTTTCTCATTACATGGAGGAGAACCTCATGGAT GGTGGAGATCTGCCTAGTGTTACTGATATTCGAAGACCTCGGCTCTACCTCCTTCAGTGGCTAAAATCTGATAAGGCCCTAATGATGCTCTTTAATGATGGCACCTTTCAG gtgaATTTCTACCATGATCATACAAAAATCATCATCTGTAGCCAAAATGAAGAATACCTTCTCACCTACATCAATGAGGATAGGATATCTACAACTTTCAGGCTGACAACTCTGCTGATGTCTGGCTGTTCATCAGAATTAAAAAATCGAATGGAATATGCCCTGAACATGCTCTTACAAAGATGTAACTGA
- the PLK2 gene encoding serine/threonine-protein kinase PLK2 isoform 2 (isoform 2 is encoded by transcript variant 2) has protein sequence MELLRTITYQPAASTKMCEQALGKGCGADSKKKRPPQPPEESQPPQSQAQVPPAISRIIVDPTTGKRYCRGKVLGKGGFAKCYEMTDLTNNKVYAAKIIPHSRVAKPHQREKIDKEIELHRILHHKHVVQFYHYFEDKENIYILLEYCSRRSMAHILKARKVLTEPEVRYYLRQIVSGLKYLHEQEILHRDLKLGNFFINEAMELKVGDFGLAARLEPLEHRRRTICGTPNYLSPEVLNKQGHGCESDIWALGCVMYTMLLGRPPFETTNLKETYRCIREARYTMPSSLLAPAKHLIASMLSKNPEDRPSLDDIIRHDFFLQGFTPDRLSSSCCHTVPDFHLSSPAKNFFKKAAAALFGGKKDKARYIDTHNRVSKEDEDIYKLRHDLKKTSITQQPSKHRTDEELQPPTTTVARSGTPAVENKQQIGDAIRMIVRGTLGSCSSSSECLEDSTMGSVADTVARVLRGCLENMPEADCIPKEQLSTSFQWVTKWVDYSNKYGFGYQLSDHTVGVLFNNGAHMSLLPDKKTVHYYAELGQCSVFPATDAPEQFISQVTVLKYFSHYMEENLMDGGDLPSVTDIRRPRLYLLQWLKSDKALMMLFNDGTFQVNFYHDHTKIIICSQNEEYLLTYINEDRISTTFRLTTLLMSGCSSELKNRMEYALNMLLQRCN, from the exons ATGGAGCTTTTGCGGACTATCACCTACCAGCCAGCCGCCAGCACCAAAATGTGCGAGCAGGCGCTGGGCAAGGGTTGCGGAGCGGACTCGAAGAAGAAGCGGCCGCCGCAGCCCCCCGAGGAATCGCAGCCACCTCAGTCCCAGGCGCAAGTGCCCCCGGCG ATCTCGCGGATTATCGTCGACCCCACGACTGGGAAGCGCTACTGCCGGGGCAAAGTGCTGGGAAAG GGTGGCTTTGCAAAATGTTACGAGATGACAGATTTGACAAATAACAAAGTCTACGCCGCAAAAATTATTCCTCACAGCAGAGTAGCTAAACCTCATCAAAGGGAAAAG ATTGACAAAGAAATAGAGCTTCACAGAATTCTTCATCATAAGCATGTAGTGCAGTTTTACCACTACTTCGaggacaaagaaaacatttacattcTCTTGGAATACTGCAGTAGAAGG tCAATGGCTCATATTTTGAAAGCAAGAAAGGTGTTGACAGAGCCAGAAGTTCGATACTACCTCAGGCAGATTGTGTCTGGACTGAAATACCTTCATGAACAAGAAATCTTGCACAGAGATCTCAAACTAG GGAACTTTTTTATTAATGAAGCCATGGAACTAAAAGTTGGGGACTTCGGTCTGGCAGCCAGGCTAGAACCCTTGGAACACAGAAGGAG AACGATATGTGGTACCCCAAATTATCTCTCTCCTGAAGTCCTCAACAAACAAGGACATGGCTGTGAATCAGACATTTGGGCCCTGGGCTGTGTAAT GTATACAATGTTACTAGGGAGGCCCCCATTTGAAACTACAAATCTCAAAGAAACTTATAGGTGCATAAGGGAAGCAAGGTATACAATGCCGTCCTCATTGCTGGCTCCTGCCAAGCACTTAATTGCTAGTATGTTGTCCAAAAACCCAGAGGATCGTCCCAGTTTGGATGACATCATTCGACATGACTTTTTTTTGCAG GGCTTCACTCCGGACAGACTGTCTTCTAGCTGTTGTCATACAGTTCCAGATTTCCACTTATCAAGCCCAGCTAAGAATTTCTTTAAGAAAGCAGCTGCTGCTCTTTTTGGTGGCAAAAAAGACAAAGCAAGATATATTGACACACATA ATAGAGTGTCTAAAGAAGATGAAGACATCTACAAGCTTAGGCATGATTTGAAAAAGACTTCAATAACTCAGCAACCCAGCAAACACAGGACAGATGAG GAGCTCCAGCCACCTACCACCACAGTTGCCAGGTCTGGAACACCCGCAGTAGAAAACAAGCAGCAGATTGGGGATGCTATTCGGATGATAGTCAGAGGGACTCTTGGCAGCTGTAGCAGCAGCAGTGAAT GCCTTGAAGACAGTACCATGGGAAGTGTTGCAGACACAGTGGCAAGGGTTCTTCGGGGATGTCTGGAAAACATGCCGGAAGCTGATTGCATTCCCAAAGAGCAGCTGAGCACATCATTTCAGTGGGTCACCAAATGGGTTGATTACTCTAACAAATATGGCTTTGGGTACCAGCTCTCAGACCACACCGTCGGTGTCCTTTTCAACAATGGTGCTCACATGAGCCTCCTTCCAGACAAAAA AACAGTTCACTATTACGCAGAGCTTGGCCAAtgctcagttttcccagcaacagaTGCTCCTGAGCAATTTATTAGTCAAGTGACGGTGCTGAAATACTTTTCTCATTACATGGAGGAGAACCTCATGGAT GGTGGAGATCTGCCTAGTGTTACTGATATTCGAAGACCTCGGCTCTACCTCCTTCAGTGGCTAAAATCTGATAAGGCCCTAATGATGCTCTTTAATGATGGCACCTTTCAG gtgaATTTCTACCATGATCATACAAAAATCATCATCTGTAGCCAAAATGAAGAATACCTTCTCACCTACATCAATGAGGATAGGATATCTACAACTTTCAGGCTGACAACTCTGCTGATGTCTGGCTGTTCATCAGAATTAAAAAATCGAATGGAATATGCCCTGAACATGCTCTTACAAAGATGTAACTGA